Sequence from the Pseudomonadota bacterium genome:
TAAAAGGGATTTTGGTTATTGGTATGATTGTTTTCTGTTTTTTTGTTTCCTTGACAACTCTTTATGGGTTTGATGAGAAGCAGGTTCAGGCACTGAAAAAAACAAACAAATGCCCGAAGTGTGACCTTTCAGGGGCAAAATTGAATAATCTTGAAATGGAATACGCTGATCTTTCCTCGGCGAATCTTTCCGGAGCAGACCTATCGAATTCAATGATGGGTAACGTAAATCTTACAAAAGCCAATATGTCAGGCGCTAATCTATCTGGTACCAATCTCGGCTTTGCCACTCTATCGGGTGCCGATGTGTCAAAGGCAAACCTTACAAATGTTTTCCTTGATCAAGCAACCTGGACCAATGGCAAGACGTGCAAAATAGGTTCAGTCGGAAAGTGTAAACAGTGAATCATTGTATAAGCAGTCTTTCAAAAGAACCTGCCTGTTTGTTGGGCCGGATCTGTTACGGCTTCATCTCTGACTGGATACAGGAGGTAAAACTAATCTGTTAACCTCTAAAAATAACAATATTTCACCGACTAAACAGGAGGAAGGTAATGAAAAAGTATTTATTTGCATCAGGGTTCGTGCTCCTATTCGTAATTGCAACGTTTTCAAATGTATTTGCAATTGATATTGCGGCAGACATGGTTACAAAAGAAGGAAAGATAACGAGAAATGGCAAGTTTTATTCAAAGGACAGCAAGTGCCGCGTGGAAAGAGGCAGTACCCCTATGTACACGATTATAAGGGGAGATAAAGGTTTATTCTGGCAGATTAATGGTGCTGAGAATACATATATTGAAGCAAAATTGACACCCGCCTTGAAGCCATGGACGGAAGAAAAAATTTTCGGTGAAGTAAGCAGGAAGGAAATTGGTGCAGAAACTATAGATGGACATCCGACTAAGAAATATGAGGTTATTGTCAAACAGGGTAATAAGAGTGACATATATCATCAGTGGTTCGCAACAGACATACGTTTTCCTGTAAAAATAGCGAATGCAAATGGAAAATGGAGTGTGGAGTATAAGAATATCAAGAAGATATCTCCCGATAATATCTTCAACTTGCCGGTCAACGTAACCCTCGACACAATGACAGTTCCTGATGTATTGGGCGGTCACTAAAAGTGACATAATTTCCCACTCTTATGATTGAGCGGGAAATTAACGTAAACATTTACAAGGAGGTAAAGATTACGGCGCCAAATTGGTTGGTGTATATCTTCATGTTTATACTAGTGATTATAGCAGTAGTTATCACGTACATAACCGGCAAGCGATGGGGGAAAAATGGGTAAGCAAATAACAATATGTCTCCCTTTGCAGAAAATTAGATGAACATGACAGGCATAGTTATTGTGTAGATAGACGAATTCGTGAGGAAATGTCATGGAGAATAAAGAAAACGAGAACGAGAACGAAAATCAGTCCGAGGTCCCGTCTAAAGTCAAAAAAACCGTTAGTTTTATTGTGAAAATAGTTTTAGGACTCGGATTTATTTTTTTTATCTACAAGGCTATAGTGCATAGATACGGCGGGTAGGATATGAAATTGAATAGATTTTAGAGTGTCCCTACGGACATAATTATATTTTTGCTGATTTCTGTGGAAAGGTCAAAAAGAGGGAATTTTATATGCATCTCAATAACACAAAAAGCAAAGATTTTATGCGGTAATCATTCCTCCCTGAGAATCTTCAACATCCAACATTAGTAGGTGCATTTAATAATTTTAATAAAACACATTCCCAACTGATTTGCTCGACACGCGGAGGGTGTAGAACACCTGTCAGCCCTGCAGAAAGGCTGAAAACATCTTGACACATTATTTCTTATT
This genomic interval carries:
- a CDS encoding pentapeptide repeat-containing protein, encoding MYNLKGILVIGMIVFCFFVSLTTLYGFDEKQVQALKKTNKCPKCDLSGAKLNNLEMEYADLSSANLSGADLSNSMMGNVNLTKANMSGANLSGTNLGFATLSGADVSKANLTNVFLDQATWTNGKTCKIGSVGKCKQ